The sequence below is a genomic window from Paenibacillus silvisoli.
CTTATTCACAATTCTTTGATCGGCACAAGCCGATAAAACTGCGCACAAAATGATAACAGGAAGGATTTTCCACCTGCGCATATTGGCCCTCTTTCATCATTTATTCTTCATCAAGGTCATTTTTCTGTTTAACTGCTTTTTTAGGCAAATACTTAACTGAAGATTTTGGTCTTAAACGTTGAGGTCTTTTATTCAGAATTTGAAAGGATGAACGTATAAAACTGTCACTAAGTTCCATAATCCTTAAGGGGAAAATCGGAACAATGTAAGGAGAGCCTAATGATTTTAAACGAATAATATGGACGAACAGAAAACCCACCCCGATAAATATGCCAATTGCCCCCCATATCGCTGCAAGAATGATGATAGGAAAGCGTAAAAATCGAATCGTATTTGACATCTTATATATCGGTGTCGTAAATGAGGCTAAAGCCGATAGCGCGACAAGAATTAGTAAAATATTACTTGTTAATGCTGCTGCGACCGCAGCTTGACCGATAACAATTCCTCCGACAATACCTAAGGTTTGACCAATTTTTGTTGGTAATCTGGCCCCTGCTTCCCGAAGAAACTCAATGGTTATTTCTAAAAACAACACTTCAAAGAACGGCGGAAATGGAACATTTTGTCTGGAAAAAATAAGGGGGCTTAGCAAATCTTTTGGAATGACTTCATAATGGTATGTGGTTATCGCGACATACATTGCCGTGGCAAACATCGAAAAAATGACACCAAAGATTCGAATCAATCGAAAAAAAGAACCTAATATCCATGGCAAATAATAATCTTCAGCGGAAATAAAAAAATCATACAATGTAGAGGGGCCCGTAACAATATAAGGTGAACCATCGGAAATGACTGCGACTTGCCCGCTGATAAGTGAATACACTACTCGGTCCCTGCGTTCCGTGGATACAAACAATGGAAATGGCGTCAAAGAATTGTCTGACATCATTTGGTCCAGTAGGGACGAATCAAATACGACATCGTAATCAATATCAGTAAGTCTTTGTTCAACAGTTTGAATATTTTGTTCATTTGTCACTCCATCGATATAGATTATTGCGACTTTTGTTTTTGAAGTTGTTCCAACGATAATTTCTTTTATAATCAGGTCTGGAATATTGAGTAGTGTTCTGAGCAAACCGATGTTTGTATCCAGGTCCTCTACGAAACCGATTTTAGGGCCGACGACGCTAAACTCGTTTTCGGTATCATTGTTTTCTCGCAATCCATGATTGTCGGCCAAATTAACCAACGCACACTTTTGATCGTTTTCATGAAGTTGAACGATCGCATAACCTTTCATCAGTTTGGATTGAATAGTTGTTATCTCGTCGGTAATCTCTATATCATTAATGGGAATCATGGCCTTAATATCGTCGATTCCCTTGATTTCGGAATCCAATGACCGATTTTGCAATACAAGAATCAAATGTTGCTGCATCCACTTTGCATCGATTAAGGTACTATAATAGAAAATACTCACTTCTTGTTTACCAAGTAAAATCACAGTTGTCTTAAAGTCACTCGATTGTCCGGATAATTTTAATAATTGATCGAGATTTTTAAATTCTGAATTCATTGCGATATAAACCCTTCCTGGCTCAAGTCTCTAATTTGGACTGTGTTATTTTTTGGTAAAAGTCTCTTTTTTATTCACGCCACAATGCTTTTTCTCTAGCCCTGTTGAGAAGTCAAGGATGCGTTGACATCATTAGCCTTATAAAGCATGATGAATGGACAGAGACTTCTATAAGAGATTGATACCCTTTTCCTAAAATGGAGGAATTGATACATGGAGGAATACCAAATGAATAAATTATGGTATTTATCTCAAATCAGCATTTTTGAGGAAATGACTAGCGAAGAAATGAAGGAAATTGATTTACTAAATACCATTCATCATTTCAATTGGATATCGAAAGACGCATTGGTTCAAACTCCCGATACTATTCGCGAAGGTCTTTCTTTCGTAAAAGAAGGCAAGCTTAAAGTATACAAATTAAACGACAGTGGGAAGCAGTTCACTCTAAGTATATTGACACGCGGGAATATGTTTGGGGAAATTAATGCCATCTCGTTTGGTACCAAAGATGTTTACATTGAAGCCATGGAACCTACACTAGTTTGCTCAATATCAGAAACAGAATTCGACCGGCTTATGCTAAGCAGACCGAATCTGGCGTTGAAACTTCTAAAAACGGTCAGTGAACGGTTGAAGGAAAGAGAAGAACAACTAGAACAAATTGCATTTAACGGTCTCCGCGAACGGGTGATTCATATGTTGACGATGCTTAGTTCAAAATTTGGTACCATCGTAGATGGTTATGCTTTAATCGATCTCCCTCTTTCGCACCAAGAGATAGCTAACATGCTTGGCGTAACTCGCGAAGCCGTCAGTGGAGTCATGAGCGGGCTTGTGAAGGATGGAGTTATCAAAACGTCTCGTAAGTCTGTTCAGGTAGATGCCGAGCTACTAACCCGATCCGAATAACCTCAACAAGGGCTGCTAAATGATACAACCGTGGACCCGTTTGACGCTGCGATTCAGCCCGAAATTAATACGACCGGAAGCGAGCGTTCGCCTCCGGTCGTTTTTATTTATGAAGGCTATCTGAAACGGTAGGCACAGATTTTATAGAGTTTCCTTTAGGCCAAGCTGTAGACCGGATGGAGCGCTAATCTGCGATACCTGTTTCTGTTTCATTGCAATCAATAACATACCGGAAATTGTCATGAGTCCTCCGAGCATCTGTGATATCTCCAAAGCATGACCCAAGATAACCGAAATAATTGCTGTGAAGACAGGAATCAAATTCATGATTTCCCCATCGAATTTCAATTCACGGAGAAAAGGTCGTAAACAAATCTCTTAATTCATCAAGGATAACCTTCTGATAATCATTGCCGACTTGATAGAGCTCTCCGATCTCTCCATAGGTTTGGTTCAATTTATCCTTATAATCGGCTTCCTGTTTGTCTGGATTGTTCTTTTTAAACCGATCCATCACGGCCTGAATGTAGGCTGGGCGGGCTCCCCATCTGCCTAGTACATCTCCGGACGCATTCAATAAAACCGCGATCGGCTGATTTCGCCCGCCATTTGTGAGAAAGTGATCCATGGTTTCCAGATGCTCCTCCATGGGCAACACTTCAGTCGGAATGCCGCTCTGCTCCATCACTCGAAACAGTAAAGGGACGTTCCAGATGACGTCTGGGCACCAATCTGTGCATAGAATTAAACAGTGCAGGTCGGAGCGACTCTTTAAACCGGTAAAAAATAATTTCAGATCTTCTTGCGCCCATGTGAAATTATCGTAAATGGAGATGAACTTGTCTTTGGTATTCAGGATTTTGCTGTTTTCCATGTTCCGATTTTTCATTCCATCGATGAACTGTTGAGGCGAAATCCCTTGACCGATTTTGTGTTTTAAATTCAATTGTGCTTCCATTTCTTCACGCACCTTCTTCATTATTTTGGGGATACTGCAGACTGCCTTACCGCAGCACTTGATAGCCTGATTATAATGCTAAGAAAATCGGAGTTCTGTAATGTAAATGACAGATGCCGATTCTATTGGCATGTTAACCTTTAAACTAAACTGCCAAGCCATTGAGTTATCATTCAATCTTAATTTGCCCTGGATGGCAGGAGTAAATTCGCTTAATAAAACATTGCAATCGTGAGAGGAGAATTAGGATGGAGAAATGGGAGAGAAGCTTAAAAGATGAATTGGATGCACTCCAGGCTCGTAATATGTCGCCAGAAGCCGCTGCGACATTTGCCAAATTGATTCAGGACCTTCGAGATCAGGGTGCAGGCAAAGGACTGAATATCGGAGATAAGGCTCCCGATTTCACTCTGGATGATGCTACAGGCAAATCAGTCACATTATATGAAGAACTAGCCAAGGGACCTGTCATTATCGTGTTTTATCGTGGTGAATGGTGTCCGTACTGCAATTTGCAATTGAAAGCCTATGAGCGCATCATGAATGAGATAAAAACTGCCGGTGCTCAATTGATTGCCATTAGCCCGCAAACACCGGATCATTCGCTTTCCATGCAAGAAAAAAATGAATTAAGTTTCTCCGTCCTTAGCGATACGAACAACAAAACTGCGGAAAACTACAATCTTAAGTACAAGCTGCCTGACTTTCAGCAAGAAATTCAGAAAAGATCTGGCATAGAGCTAAATCAATATAACGGCGACCATACATTTGAGCTTCCTGTCACAGGCACATATATTATCGATAAAGATGGAATCGTCATAGCCGGTGCTTCTGACGTAAACCATAGATCGCGGATGGAACCATCCGAAGCCTTAAAAATCGTCCGTTCGTTGCAGCATTGATTGAATGCTGCCGCTTTCCCATCAAGAGATTGCCAATGTGCTCGGTGCTAGCCGCGAAGCGGTCAATATAAAAAAGGACCAAACGGTGAATGCCGGTCCTCTTTTTATTACTCCACCCAAATAACAAAGAGACTGTCATATAGACAGTCTCAAGATCAATTTTATTTATAAACTCTTACGCGTTCTTGTATCGGATTAAATTTCTTTTCACCAGCTGAGACAGTAGGCTTACCGAACGGCATTTGGGCAGTCAGTTTCCAGCTTTCCGGCAACTTCCATTCTGCTTTAACCTGGTCATCAATTAACGGATTGTAATGCTGTAGATTTACACCCAGCCCTTCTGCCTCCAGCGCCATCCAGATCACCAATTGGTGCATTCCATTCGTTTGTTGTGACCAAGTAGGGAAGTGTTCTTGGTATGATGGAAATTGCTCCATAAAACTATCAATCGTTGACTGGTCTTCGAAGAAAAGCACAGTACCGTAGCCGTTACGGAATCCGTTCATTTTTTCCTGAGTAGGAGAAAATTGTTCGGAAGGTACGATTTTTTTGAGAACTTCGGTAGTAATATCCCATAACTTGTTAAGTACAACGACAAGAAATTATACCCATTAGCGACATGAAAATACCAACAATCAAAGAATAAGCTAATTTTTACGACAAGAAAATCCCGTTTATTAGTAAAATACAGAAATGACCAATCGTTGCGACAAAAAAATCCCGCTTATTAATACAGTTAGTCTACACTAAAGGTCAAAGATTTGAATCATTAATCTACCTTCGTGTTTATGTTGAACAACCTGATTCATGAAACGAGAAAGGCGTATAACAGGATGTTCTACGCCTTTGGCAATGCCACTTTATTAAAACACTTTGGACTAACTAAATTATCTAATCATGTAATTTCCAGGTTGCTTCATCATATTTATATTCAATTTCAATTTGGCCATCATTTAATGATGTAACCAATCGCCACTCGTGAAGCTGATTTTCTCCAATCTTTGAAATATACACATCCCAAATAATTGCCAGGTTATTCCGTTCCATCAGACGTTCTAGGGATTTCTGTTCAATTATTAAACCTGTATTATAACCTTCAACTGCAATGTCATAAGCAATTACCTGTCCATCTTGGTCAGTCCAGTAGCCTTCATTACCTTGTGCTAGACCAAGTTGTTCAACCAATAATTCTGACGGCATCAAGTAGCCTACAGAACCATCTATTGAGTTATCGTAACCCTTTTCCCACGAGTATTCTAAAGTGGTTGGTATTATTTCTTCATCCCATGGATCTACTTCATTTTTATAATCTAAATATGAAGGATGCCAGAAGTATTCATACGCAAAAATTTTATATGAGGACTCCCAGTGATTTCTATATGAATGATCGTGTACTTTTTTGTGCTGAGAATAATACTTTACTCTTTCCATCGGCACTAACAAAGCAGTAGTTTTAATAAAAAGTTCTTCTCTATTTTTATAATCATCGTTATTCTTACGCCTTTCCCATTTGATGTGTGAGCTTAATAACATGAAATTTTGGTTTTCACGAATATCAACAAACATAATTTCTTTGAGTTCTGGTATAGTCTCAAAGTCATGAACCCAATCATTAAGATTGTCCTCCGGAATCGTATACTTAGCTTGATAATAATTACTATCCTTGTTTTTTTGAGTAATGAATAATAATGTTGGATCTATATCCCTTACAAAAGGATTCCACGGACCATGGTATGGGATTTCTTTGTATTTCCTTTTTTGTGCTCCACTTTCATCGTCTTCGTACTTCTCTTGTGCTACCTCTTCTTTTTCTAAACTGTCAACTGAATCTATTTCTTCGTAATCCCCAAGTTCAATAGTTTTAAGCCATTTATCAAAATCAATCTCATCAATCGTTGATTTATCATAACTCCAATCTATCTCACTCATAGGAAACTTATCTGATAATTTTGCAAGTAATTCATGAAAAGCGATCCACTGGTATTTCTTACCAATTCTCTCGATTGCGTGATCATGTCTATCATATCTTCCGACATGGTACGAATCATATTTTCCATGAAGATCGATATCGTATCCCAGCTCAAATACTTTCTTTGTTGCAATATTGCTAAGTACTTGTGAATCATTAAACTGATGCTCCCAGTTCGATACTGCACTTTGAAAAACATAGCGCCCAAAATCACCGTATCCGCTAATGCCTCTTCCATATTCAGTTGTCATTGAACTAATAATTGTGTTTTGAGCATAGTAATGCTTTTTTAAATCTTCTGATTGATAGTCAAAGTTATATTTATTTATTTCATCCATTTCAGGTATATATTCATACCATTTACTTTTATAAGGCGGCCGTACTAATTTTGGGTCAATACCGTCAGTCATTCCTTTAAAAATTGCGTATTCAATGACTCCTCTTGCATAGTCTCTGAGTAAAACATGAGGATAGATACTGTCTTTGTCAAAAATTGTTTTATAAATATAACTACTGAGCACACGAAGAGTATGTTTGACATCCGTTCTCAATACACATCCGTAAGCAACTGCAAAAAGACGTTCATAAACATACGGATCATTTACTTTCTCAAATAATTGTAGAACCTGGATTATACACTGGTCCCCACGTCAAGGACACTTTGAAAAAAGAGAGTTAGGCAACCGACAAAAGATGATTCCTGTACTGGACAGGGGTCATCTTTTTTAATCCCCATTGATATCTGTGATTGTTGTAGTAGTGGATATAGCGATCGATTTCAAGCTTTAGTTCATCCAAAGTGGAGCACTTGCGGCTTCTCACGTGGTCTTTCATGTGACCGTAAAAGGACTCCTGAGGCGCGTTGTCCCAGCAATTTCCTCGCCTAGACATGGACTGTCCAAGCCCCACCTTCTTCAGCAATTTCTGATATTGAGGACTTGTATAGTGAGAACCCTGATCGGAGTGGATAAAGGCATCCTTGTGTAATTTTAACCGGCGCTGCTTCTTGAGTTGGTTAATGGTATCTGTCGATAATGACAGGTTGATTTGATTAGAGAGGTTGTAGGCGAGGAGTTCCCCTGTAGAACCATCCAGAATGGTGGACAAGTAGCCGAACTCTGAGTGACGCCCAAACGGGAGGTAAGTGATGTCCGTGAGCAGCACAAGACCCGGAATCCCCTTCTTGAAATCCCGTTGTAACTTGTTGGGTACAACCCGATGCTCTTGTGTTGCCTTTGCCATCCGTCTGTAAGGATTGGGCTTACGATGAGGACAAACCAGATTCAACCTTCGCATATGTCTGCGGATCCGTTTGCGGTTGTAGACGACTTGAAACTCATTTTCTAAGACCATCTTTATTGAGCGGGAACCCTTTTTATAGCCTCTTTGAGAGAATGCCCTTTGGATGAGTTCTCCAATCTCAGCGTCCCGTCGTGCTCTTTCTTTACGAGCCTCTGCGGTCCTTAAGTAGCTGTAATACCCCGAATGTGAGACATTAAGCAATTCGCATAAGTAACGCGTCATGCGTTTAAATCCTTGTTTTACAGCATTTTCAACTAACTCGAATAGCTTATTTTTGGGGAGGCTTTCTCCCTTTGCTACCAGCAACCTTTCTGTCATGTCTGCTTTTTTTAGCAGTTCAAGTTGGGATTCCAGAAGCTTGATCCGTGCGTCTTGTTTAGCGATGATCTCATCGGACGTCATTTCTCGTTTAAGTGAACGGCCAGAGGATTCCTTGCGAGAGTCCGTGAGTCCGATAATTCCGTCTGTCTGATAGGCCTTTTTCCAGCGGTCCGCACTTTGCTCAACGCGCTTCATTCCTAGAACATCCACATTGAAGCCATGGGCTTCGAAGATCTCTCTTGGCGTCTTACCCTGGATATATTGGTCGATGAACAACCTTTTAAACTCATCCGAATAGGTTATGGCTTTGTCACTTATTTTCGTGACGTACTTATTCTTTGAGAGATAATCTTGTTCTGCCTTAGAGAAAAGTTTCTTGCTCATGTTGCCCTCCTTAAATACCAATACCAGTATACAAAAAAGCCCCCATAGCCTAAACACTTTTTTCAAAGTGTCCAGTCTATGGGGACCAGTTTATTAGTTCCTCTACTCTATTTCTAAGTAGGCACACCAAAGCTTTAGTAGCATGGTCTCTTAATTTACGATTTGAACTTGTTAAGAACCAAGCTATTGTAATCGAAGATAAGGTTATAGATTCATTAGAGATATAACTTCGGTCCTCAGAAGTCCATGCCCAATCAATAATCCGTTTTATTGAAGAATGTCTTGAATAATTACTATTTATATAAACAGTCCATTCTGAATCTCTTTCAGCTAAAGAAAACTTCATTAAATGATTATGTAATTTGTATGCATTAAAAAAGTGATTAGGATTAGAAGATACTTGAAGGCAGGTATCCCAAAATTGCTCGTAGGTTCTTTCGTTGTTTAATACATATTCATTTATAAAAGGAACTATCTTCTCATTAATAGTTTGAGTTTTACGCCAAATAAGACTGTTAATAAAAGCTTCTATTACAGGTTCAAAAGATGCACACGATGGTGCGGCTTCAAACAGCTCTATTCCAGCTATTTCAGGAAGTTGTATTGAAAGCGCCTCGATGTATCCCTTGTTTGTGTAGCAAGTTATTTCATCTTTTATAAAACTATAAAGCAGCTTATCTTCTATAAAAGATTCTTGAGGATTTTCTATATCTAGATATCGCTCAAGTAAAAATGAAATTGTAAGATGATCATCAAATCTTTCATAAGCAAAATAAACACCATTAATAAAATCGTTTTTATTTTTGCAAAAAAGATTTTGTGTCAGTATCCCTTCATTTAAAAGTTCAGTTAAAAAGTGTCTCCATTTTTCTGTATGATCTTTTGCTAATCCAGCTACTAACTGATTTGCTTCTTCCAAGTCAATGTAGTGCGTGTTTTTGTCTAATTTAGCAGATACTAATGTATAGATAGCTTTCTTTACAAGATTAATATGAGGCGAGTAATTAAATCTAGAAGGTTCGCTTAATTTTTTATTAATACTTGTGATATAGAATTCAAGTATAGTTGATATTCCTTCAAATCCATCTGGAATTGCTTTCAAGCCAGACCTATAGAGTCCTTCACAAAACAATTTTAAAAATAAAGGGTTTTGAAATTCGGGATGAAGTAATGGAATACTCGGTTGCTGAATTTTATAATTGTCAAAGAATAATACAGAAGCTTCATATTCAACATCAGTAAATCCGTGGTGTGTGACTCGTACTGCGATATCTTTTGTAACAATATCTTGTGGGAAAATCAATGACTCATAT
It includes:
- a CDS encoding spore germination protein, encoding MNSEFKNLDQLLKLSGQSSDFKTTVILLGKQEVSIFYYSTLIDAKWMQQHLILVLQNRSLDSEIKGIDDIKAMIPINDIEITDEITTIQSKLMKGYAIVQLHENDQKCALVNLADNHGLRENNDTENEFSVVGPKIGFVEDLDTNIGLLRTLLNIPDLIIKEIIVGTTSKTKVAIIYIDGVTNEQNIQTVEQRLTDIDYDVVFDSSLLDQMMSDNSLTPFPLFVSTERRDRVVYSLISGQVAVISDGSPYIVTGPSTLYDFFISAEDYYLPWILGSFFRLIRIFGVIFSMFATAMYVAITTYHYEVIPKDLLSPLIFSRQNVPFPPFFEVLFLEITIEFLREAGARLPTKIGQTLGIVGGIVIGQAAVAAALTSNILLILVALSALASFTTPIYKMSNTIRFLRFPIIILAAIWGAIGIFIGVGFLFVHIIRLKSLGSPYIVPIFPLRIMELSDSFIRSSFQILNKRPQRLRPKSSVKYLPKKAVKQKNDLDEE
- a CDS encoding Crp/Fnr family transcriptional regulator, with translation MNKLWYLSQISIFEEMTSEEMKEIDLLNTIHHFNWISKDALVQTPDTIREGLSFVKEGKLKVYKLNDSGKQFTLSILTRGNMFGEINAISFGTKDVYIEAMEPTLVCSISETEFDRLMLSRPNLALKLLKTVSERLKEREEQLEQIAFNGLRERVIHMLTMLSSKFGTIVDGYALIDLPLSHQEIANMLGVTREAVSGVMSGLVKDGVIKTSRKSVQVDAELLTRSE
- a CDS encoding thioredoxin family protein, with amino-acid sequence MEAQLNLKHKIGQGISPQQFIDGMKNRNMENSKILNTKDKFISIYDNFTWAQEDLKLFFTGLKSRSDLHCLILCTDWCPDVIWNVPLLFRVMEQSGIPTEVLPMEEHLETMDHFLTNGGRNQPIAVLLNASGDVLGRWGARPAYIQAVMDRFKKNNPDKQEADYKDKLNQTYGEIGELYQVGNDYQKVILDELRDLFTTFSP
- a CDS encoding peroxiredoxin-like family protein, whose product is MEKWERSLKDELDALQARNMSPEAAATFAKLIQDLRDQGAGKGLNIGDKAPDFTLDDATGKSVTLYEELAKGPVIIVFYRGEWCPYCNLQLKAYERIMNEIKTAGAQLIAISPQTPDHSLSMQEKNELSFSVLSDTNNKTAENYNLKYKLPDFQQEIQKRSGIELNQYNGDHTFELPVTGTYIIDKDGIVIAGASDVNHRSRMEPSEALKIVRSLQH
- a CDS encoding helix-turn-helix domain-containing protein, with amino-acid sequence MLPLSHQEIANVLGASREAVNIKKDQTVNAGPLFITPPK
- a CDS encoding IS3 family transposase, with the translated sequence MSKKLFSKAEQDYLSKNKYVTKISDKAITYSDEFKRLFIDQYIQGKTPREIFEAHGFNVDVLGMKRVEQSADRWKKAYQTDGIIGLTDSRKESSGRSLKREMTSDEIIAKQDARIKLLESQLELLKKADMTERLLVAKGESLPKNKLFELVENAVKQGFKRMTRYLCELLNVSHSGYYSYLRTAEARKERARRDAEIGELIQRAFSQRGYKKGSRSIKMVLENEFQVVYNRKRIRRHMRRLNLVCPHRKPNPYRRMAKATQEHRVVPNKLQRDFKKGIPGLVLLTDITYLPFGRHSEFGYLSTILDGSTGELLAYNLSNQINLSLSTDTINQLKKQRRLKLHKDAFIHSDQGSHYTSPQYQKLLKKVGLGQSMSRRGNCWDNAPQESFYGHMKDHVRSRKCSTLDELKLEIDRYIHYYNNHRYQWGLKKMTPVQYRNHLLSVA